The following are encoded together in the Ranitomeya imitator isolate aRanImi1 chromosome 4, aRanImi1.pri, whole genome shotgun sequence genome:
- the CCNG1 gene encoding cyclin-G1 produces MIDTLVTSEAQRLLYQLNSLLEQELKCQPKACGLRLIETAHDNGLRMTSRLRDFEVKDLLSLTQFFGFSTETFSLAVNILDRFLAKMKVQPKYLGCVGLTCLYLAVKSTEEERNVPLATDLIRISQYKFTVCDMIRMEKIVLEKLGWKVKTTTAHHLLQVYHSLVVENLSSERQKLFSMEHLEANLKACHCRLGFSKAKPSMLALSILAVEMQDQKLHELSEVIEGLQTYSKISGRELFCWKELVSKCLAEYSSSKCSKPNVQKLKWIVSGRTARQLKHSYYRIAHLPTIPESAS; encoded by the exons ATGATTGACACGCTTGTAACCTCAGAAGCTCAGCGCCTTCTTTACCAGCTGAACTCACTCTTGGAGCAGGAGCTGAAATGCCAGCCAAAAGCCTGTGGTTTGCGTCTGATAGAAACTGCTCACGACAATGGCCTCCGGATGACGTCCAGACTTCGTGACTTTGAAGTGAAGGATCTGCTCAGTCTAACTCAGTTCTTTGGTTTCAGTACAGAAACCTTCTCATTGGCTGTGAACATCTTGGACCGTTTCTTGGCCAAAATGAAG GTACAACCGAAATATCTGGGCTGTGTCGGCTTAACGTGTTTGTACCTTGCTGTAAAAAGCACAGAAGAAGAGCGAAACGTGCCCCTGGCGACCGATCTGATCAGGATAAGTCAGTACAAGTTTACAGTCTGTGACATGATACGCATGGAGAAGATCGTCTTGGAAAAGTTGGGCTGGAAAGTGAAAACTACAACTGCACATCACCTCTTACAAGTTTACCATTCCCTTGTTGTGGAGAACTTGTCAAGTGAAAG GCAAAAACTGTTCTCGATGGAACATCTTGAAGCAAATCTTAAGGCCTGTCACTGTAGGCTTGGATTCTCTAAAGCAAAG CCCTCTATGTTGGCTTTGTCTATATTGGCAGTTGAGATGCAGGATCAGAAGTTGCATGAATTATCAGAAGTAATAGAAGGTCTCCAGACATATTCCAAG ATCAGTGGCAGAGAGTTGTTTTGCTGGAAAGAATTAGTATCAAAGTGCCTTGCAGAATATTCTTCAAGCAAATGTTCAAAGCCAAATGTTCAGAAGCTGAAGTGGATTGTATCTGGCCGCACGGCGAGACAGCTGAAGCACAGTTACTACAGGATAGCACATCTTCCCACCATTCCAGAATCGGCCTCCTAA